The Planctomycetota bacterium region CGTCGAGTCCGCGTCGGCGGGCGATGCTGCTGGCGGCCCGGGCGGACCTTCGCTTCACGGACCTGCGGGGCAACGTGAAGACGCGCCTGGCGAAGTTGGAGGCGGGCCGGTGCGACGCGACGGTGCTCGCGCGGGCGGGCCTGGAGCGGTTGGGGCTCGTGGACGCGCGGGCATGGACGGTGCCGGTTTCCGTGGCGCTTCCAGCGGCTGGGCAGGGGGCGCTGGGTCTTGAGTTCCGCGCGGGCGACGAGCGGGTCCGCGGGCTCGTCAGGGCGGTGGACGATGCGGCCTCACGGTGGGCGGTGGCGGCGGAGCGGGCGCTGGTGCGCCGGCTCGGGGCCGGGTGCCGGACGCCGCTCGGCGTCTTGGGCACGGTGGACGCGGCAGGGCGCCTCGCGCTGGAGGCGTATCTGGTGAGCGCGGACGGGCGTGCGAGTCTGCGGGAGCGGGCGGAAGGTTCGGCCGCGGACGCGCCGGCAATCGGCGTGCGACTGGCCGAGACGCTCCTCGAGGCGGGCGCGGCGCGGTGGATCGAGCGGGGAAACGCCGCCGACGATGCTTGAAAGAGGAAAGTTTTGCGCCGCCTTTTCCGATAACAAGGCGGGGACGCCTCGGGCCGTCGGCATCGGTGGCCGCGGGCGACTCGGCTCGGCGAACGACTTCGCCGAGCGTTTTGCGTTCCGGCAAGCAGCGCGGGGGCAAAAGGTTTCGGACCGGCAGAAGGGTCGAGCATGAGCACGGTGATTCACGTCACGCACGAAGCGATTCAGAAGGTGGGCGGCATCGGGGCGGTGCTTCAGGGCTTCTTCACCGCCAAGACTTACAACGAGGGCGTCAAGCGGTCGATCCTGGTCGGCCCGCTCGGCGGGCCGGAGGACGAGGCGCTCCTGGCGAAGAACGGCAAGGTCCTCTATTCGGGAGTTAGCGGGGCGGATGACGGCGGCTGGGCCGCCAGGTTCCGTCCGGTCCAGGAGCGCTACGGCGTGCGGATTGTGTACGGCCGGCGGACGTTCCGCGACAAGGCGACCGGCGTCGAATCGAGCCCGGAGGTGGTCCTGGTGGACGTCGGCCAGGCGAACCTCGACCGCCTGGGCGAAGTGAAGCGGATGCTCTTCGAGCGTTTCGGGATCAAGAGCGATCTGTACCGCGAGTGGGAATACGAGCAGTACGTGCGTCTCGCCGGTCCAGGGCTGGCGGCGCTCGACGCCTTGGGGGCCGCGTCGGACGGTCCTGCGATCATTCTCGCGCACGAGTTCATGGGCATGCCGCTCGCGCTGGCGGCCATCGCGCGCGACTCCGGCGCGTACCGCACGATCTTCTACGCCCACGAGGTGGCGACGATGCGGCGGATCGTCGAGGGCCATCCCGGACACGACACGATGTTTTACAACGTTCTTTCCGAGGCGATGGCCAAGGGCAAGTTCGTCGAGGACGTGTTCGGCCTGCAGGCGCCGTTCTTCAAGCACGCGCTGGTCTCGGCGGCGCGGTTCTGCGACGCCATTCTCT contains the following coding sequences:
- the hemC gene encoding hydroxymethylbilane synthase, which translates into the protein MAEVLRVGSRASRLALVQTEWVVARLREAWPDLEVRIEKIRTAGDRDRATPLAAAPAGLGVGVFVKELEAALLAGRIDLAVHSMKDVPTRVPEGLEVEAAVPARADPRDCLLTSAGQSLEDLPRGAKVGTSSPRRRAMLLAARADLRFTDLRGNVKTRLAKLEAGRCDATVLARAGLERLGLVDARAWTVPVSVALPAAGQGALGLEFRAGDERVRGLVRAVDDAASRWAVAAERALVRRLGAGCRTPLGVLGTVDAAGRLALEAYLVSADGRASLRERAEGSAADAPAIGVRLAETLLEAGAARWIERGNAADDA